A window of Rhizobium sp. CC-YZS058 genomic DNA:
GAGCGTGACAGCATCGATGAACGCATTGCCGGACAGGAGAAGATGGCCGAACAGCGCCTCGAGGAACTCCGCGCCCGAACGCCCGGCGCCGGGCCGGGCGAGCAGCGCCAGCGCCGGATGGTCCGGTCGCTCCGTTTCGCCCTCATAGGCGAGCAGCGGCACGGCCGCCGCCGCCTCGGCGATCATCCGCACCGTGCGGTAGGCGATCGGATTGCGCAGGAACCCGTCCTGCGCCAGCGCCGTGTAGCTGCGCCCACCGGAGGAGAACCGGACCTCCCGGCGCAGCGTCGGCAGCCCGACCGCCTTGACCTCGCTCGGCGCCCGCAGGCGCGACCACGGCATTCGCATTCGTCGCGTCATCCCATACCTCCAGAACCCGGCCGTCCGACGCTGCCGGATCGGCTTCGTCAGGCTCAGGTTGCATTTTCAGTTCATCTTTGCGCCGGCGCGGACGCTCCCCATCGCCAGCAGGCGAAAGGGCCTTACCTCCACGTGCCCGACCGACATCCGCCGCAGGAAACGGGCCGAACGGTAAGCTGGCCTCTTTCAAATCCAACGTCGCTGTCCCGTTTTGGCACAGCCTGCACGGGGCTCAATGCTGCAATGCAAAAACGCCGGATCCTAAATCGATTGAAATCAACTGAACCGTTTTAAAGCTTTAAGGCATGGATTTACTTTGTCTTTACGCTGTGCAACCGTCATTGCCATCAAACGCAACCGGTCTTGAGTTCAGGAGAGTGAGCATGTCGCATGTCGAGAAGTCGCCCGTCGTCACGCAGCGCGAAATCATTCCGCAGCATCTCCTGAACAGGATCGAGAACGAATGGAGCCAAATGCGCTCCGCCGCCTCCGCTCCCCGCCTGGAGCTGCGTCCGCAGACGATCCGCAAGGATTGAGGGCGGTCGGAACAATTTTTTCGCGCAAAGGCGGAACCTTCCTCAGTCAATGCCGTTTATGGCCCGCTCAACCCAGCGTTAAGCATGATGTGATCGGAGGCAGCGGTTCATGACGAGCAAGACAATCCCCCAGAGCCTGTTCGAGCGGTTCGAAAGCGAGTGGCGCCAGGTTCGCGATGGTGTTCGCGCCCCGGCCAAGCCGATCGCTTCCCAGGCAGCGAAATAATCGACGGCATCGCTGCGATGCCTGATCAACACAAACCGGTGCCGCACGGCGCCGGTTTTTTCGTTGCGATCGGCAGCGAAACCTGTCGGCGACCGCCGGATCGGTAGCGTCCACAGTGCCCAACTGGCCTTCCTCGTCAGATCGACCGCAACCGCGGCTCGCCATGGCGGTCGAAGAGCAGCGCCGTCAGAGCCCAGACCAGCGCGTCCAGCCGGTCGGGCGAGCGGCCGGAGGAAAGGCCGTCCGGCCCGAAGTCGCACATCTGGTCTTCGAGCGCGGGAAAGCAGCCCGCATGCAGCACACGCCCCTGTTCATAGAGCGCGGCCACGGGCTCGGCGCGCGACCACTTGCCCCGCGTCGCCCGCACCATGCTGATCGGCAGGCTCGCCTCGATGCCCTTCAGCACCTCCGCCACCATTTCGCCGCCCTGGTTCACCTCCGCCACCACCCGGTCGGCATCGAAGCGGTGGAAGGCGCGCACCACGGCGCCCGCCCAGCCGGCCGGGCTCTGGCCCTCCACCGAGCAATCCGCCAGCACGACGCCGCGCCCCGCCTCGTCCAGCCCCGCCACCACGATGCCGCAGCAGCTCTCGCTGCCCGAGGAGGCCGGCGGGTCCACCGCGACCACAATCCGGCCGATCGGGCCGCTGATGCGGCGGGTCAGGCCGGCGATCAGGCTGCGGCTCCAGAGCGCGTCCTCCCGGTCGGCGATCAGTTCGCCATCGAGCTCCTGCCGCCCGAGCCGCGTGCCGCCATAGCGGGCGTGCAGCGCCGCCAGAAAACCGGGCGCCAGATTGCGCTCATTGTCCTGCGTGCGCAGGCGCCGCACCTGCGTTCCGGGATCGGCCATCAGCGCAGCGATCAACGGCGTCGGTCGCGGCGTCGTCGTCACCAGCACCTGCGGTGCGGCGCCGAGCCTGAGGCCGAACTGCAGCATGTCGTAGGTCGCCTGGGCATGTTTCCATTTTCCAAGCTCGTCGCACCAGGCATAGTCGAATTGCGGCCCGCGCAGGCTCTCCGGGTCCTCGGAGGAAAAGATCTGCGCCACCGTCCCGTTCGGCCAGAGGAGCCGACGCCGGCTCGATTCGAACCGTGGCCGCCGTCCATTGGGCGCGATCCGGGCAATGCCTGACACGCCGTCGATCATCACCTCGCGCGCATCGCCCAGCGTTTCCGCCACCAGCGCGATCCGCAACCCCGGTCTGGCGCCGGGTCCGGCGGCAAGCGCCTGCACCCATTCCGCCCCGGCCCGCGTCTTGCCGGATCCGCGTCCGCCCATCATCAGAAAAACCCGCCAGTCGCCCGCCGGAATCCGCTGCTCCGGCCGTCCGCTAAGCCGCCAGTCGGTGGAAAGCCGCACCAGCATCGACGCCGGCACCGTCAGCCCCGCGAGGTGGACCATCCGCCCCGCCGCCGTCTCGCCCGCAAGCACCTCTTCGCCCGTACGCGCCTCATCGCCCGTACGCACTTCTTCGCTGTCGATCGCCTTTTTTCCGGCAAGCGCCTTTCTGCCCGCGAACACCGCCCCTCCACCGCGCTGCCGCTCTGCCGCGCCATCTGCGGTCCTCCTGCCGGGCGCAAGGCCGGTCGAGCCTTCAGGCTGCGGTCCGCTCTTCGCCCCGTCGTGTCGCTCCGCCGTGCCCATCGTCTCCAGGCTTCGGGTCACCCGGGCCGTCCGCGCCGCGATCGCGGCAAGCCCCGTGTCCGCCGCGCGCAACGCCCGCTCCGCCGCCCGTTCGATCGCCTTCGCCTTCCTCCGTGCCGTCCGGCTCGGGGTGGAGCAGGCCGCAGGCGGGGCAGCGTCGGGCAGCCGCGTCGATCCGCTCGGCAAGAACCCGCTCGAGCTCGGCCACGAGCGCTTCATACTGCTCTTCGTCCGGCTCGGCGGTGGCCTCTTGCTCATCGGCGAGCGTCCTTTGCAGGCTGTCGATCTTTTCGAGCGTGCGCACGATGAGCGAGATCGCATCGATCGCCGCCTTGGCCTCGGCCTGCTGCGCCTTGCGCCCCGCCTCGTCCTCCGGCGCGCGCTCCTCGGCCTGCCGGGCGCGGAAGACGGCGAGCGCGCCTTTGAGCTCGCTCATCGTTCCCTCCAGCATCGCCTCCAGGGCGAGCAGCGCCCCGGCACCGCGCCGCGCCTTGCGCTCCAGCCACCCTCCGGCCTCGGCACCTTCCGGGGGTCTGCCCTCAAGGCCCTCGCCCTCATCCTCCATGACGCCGCTCCCCACCCGGTCCAAGCCCGTCCCGGAAACGCAATCGGGCGGAACCGCATCCCTGCCGTTCCGCCCGACCCAAATCTCCGACGATGCCCAAACCCTATCAAACCACCGTCACGCCGTCAAGGACTATTTTCCTATTTTGTTCTCTCTTTTTTAGGGGCGCTGGTTTCGTTGCTCGCCGCGCCCACCTCCATCGGCCAGTCCACCAGATAATCCTCGAAGTCCTCCACATCGACACCATCCTCGCTCACCGTCCGACCGCGCGCCGAAATGCCGGCGGCGTGGACGGTTTCGGGGTCGCCGGAAACCAGCGGGTGCCACCAGTAGAGATCCTCGCCGTCGCGAACGAGGCGGTAGCCGCAGGTCGGTGGCAGCCAGGTGAGGCTGTGCACCTCTTCCGGCGTCAGCTGGATACAGTCCGGAACGGTCGCCTGGCGGTTGGGATAGTCGCGGCAGCGGCAGGTATCGCCGTCGAGAAGCGTGCAGCGGATCGAGGTCCAGGCGATCTCGCCGGTTTCCCAGTCTTCCAGCTTGTTGAGGCAGCACAGGCCGCAACCGTCGCACAGGCTTTCCCACTCGGCCGCGTCCATCGTCTCCAGAGTTTTGGTCTTCCAGAAGGGCAGCTCGCCCATGCTTGTCCCTGCCCCGCGGCTCGATCATGTGTCAGAGGATTTCGGCAACAGCTATCTCGGAATTGCCGGTTTTTTAAGGCTGATTATCCATATGGGCGTGGAAGCGGAAGCCGCGTCATGCAAATATGTCAGCCGCGGCCGAAATTGGCACGGCGGTCTGCCTCGCGCTTCGGCGTCCGGCAAGGACCAGACTTGAAACCAGGATGCGCAAGAGCCTTGGCAGATTTCAACGCCGATCACGACCCGAAGCCGGAGCCCGCCGGCGAAACGCCGCGCAAGCGCCACATCCTGCTGCGCATCGATGCCTTCATCGATTCGACAGTGTGGAACACCGGCTTCCGCCTTGCCGACTGGTGGGAGGATGTCACCATCTTCTTCCGCCGGTTCCGTGTGCGCGGTTGGAAGCGCTGGGTGTTCGAGATCCTCGGCGAAGGCATGACCTGGGGCACCGTCGGCTCCGTCGCCATGCTGGTCCTGGCGCTTCCCGCCTTCGAGGAGACCAAGGGCAATTGGCGCGCGCAGGGCGATTTCGCGGTCACGTTTCTCGATCGCTACGGCAATGAGATCGGCCATCGTGGGATTATCCACGAGGACTCCGTCCCCGTGGACGAATTGCCCGATACGCTGGTCAAGGCCGTGCTCGCCACGGAAGACCGCCGCTTCTTCGATCATTACGGCATCGACTTCCTGGGCCTCGCCCGCGCCGTCACCATCAATGCGCAGGCCGGCGGCGTCGTCCAGG
This region includes:
- a CDS encoding DNA-packaging protein → MVHLAGLTVPASMLVRLSTDWRLSGRPEQRIPAGDWRVFLMMGGRGSGKTRAGAEWVQALAAGPGARPGLRIALVAETLGDAREVMIDGVSGIARIAPNGRRPRFESSRRRLLWPNGTVAQIFSSEDPESLRGPQFDYAWCDELGKWKHAQATYDMLQFGLRLGAAPQVLVTTTPRPTPLIAALMADPGTQVRRLRTQDNERNLAPGFLAALHARYGGTRLGRQELDGELIADREDALWSRSLIAGLTRRISGPIGRIVVAVDPPASSGSESCCGIVVAGLDEAGRGVVLADCSVEGQSPAGWAGAVVRAFHRFDADRVVAEVNQGGEMVAEVLKGIEASLPISMVRATRGKWSRAEPVAALYEQGRVLHAGCFPALEDQMCDFGPDGLSSGRSPDRLDALVWALTALLFDRHGEPRLRSI
- a CDS encoding YcgN family cysteine cluster protein yields the protein MGELPFWKTKTLETMDAAEWESLCDGCGLCCLNKLEDWETGEIAWTSIRCTLLDGDTCRCRDYPNRQATVPDCIQLTPEEVHSLTWLPPTCGYRLVRDGEDLYWWHPLVSGDPETVHAAGISARGRTVSEDGVDVEDFEDYLVDWPMEVGAASNETSAPKKERTK